In a single window of the Pocillopora verrucosa isolate sample1 chromosome 4, ASM3666991v2, whole genome shotgun sequence genome:
- the LOC131769486 gene encoding protein mono-ADP-ribosyltransferase TIPARP-like codes for MPATFALATMAATVAVGLISVVLKAAWGDGTLMNQRSVDPEVQVVRLVRRRPMSTSNSAPQTAMSNPKGQVIAVERTNLKKDTEEYRTVSERFHKTMPRRQASIVMVEKITNGHLLQKYERKCQEMREQRKPMRERWLFHGTTPDVIDAICTRNFDHRVYGKNGTRYGQGSYFAVDASYSNDFSKTKGYKTRYMFLVKVLTGEFIRGEEEFRRPPLKDPRNLAGDLYDSCVNDENSPKIFVIFDNEQCYPSYLIKYHLK; via the exons ATGCCAGCAA CATTCGCTTTAGCGACTATGGCAGCTACCGTGGCTGTGGGGTTAATAAGTGTTGTACTCAAAGCTGCGTGGGGTGATG GTACACTTATGAACCAAAGGAGTGTAGATCCAGAAGTCCAAGTGGTTCGGCTTGTCAGAAGAAGACCAATGTCTACTTCGAATTCAGCACCACAGACTGCAATGAG CAATCCGAAAGGTCAGGTAATAGCCGTTGAAAGAACTAACCTGAAAAAGGACACCGAAGAATACCGAACTGTGAGTGAGCGCTTTCACAAAACGATGCCGAGACGCCAGGCCTCTATAGTGATGgtggaaaaaataacaaatggtCATTTATTACAGAAATACGAAAG AAAGTGCCAAGAAATGAGAGAGCAACGTAAACCTATGCGTGAAAGGTGGCTGTTCCATGGTACAACACCAGATGTTATTGATGCCATCTGCACACGCAACTTTGACCACAGAGTGTATGGGAAAAACGGGACAAGGTATGGGCAAGGAAGCTATTTCGCTGTGGACGCATCTTACAGCAATGACTTCAGCAAAACTAAGGGTTACAAAACGAGATACATGTTTCTGGTAAAAGTGTTGACTGGAGAATTTATTCGTGGAGAGGAAGAATTTCGTCGACCACCATTGAAGGATCCGAGGAATCTGGCAGGTGATTTGTACGATTCTTGCGTTAACGACGAAAATTCACCGAAGATCTTTGTAATTTTTGATAACGAACAGTGCTATCCTTCGTATTTAATTAAATATCATTTGAAATAG